One window of Nymphaea colorata isolate Beijing-Zhang1983 chromosome 11, ASM883128v2, whole genome shotgun sequence genomic DNA carries:
- the LOC116263534 gene encoding uncharacterized protein LOC116263534, with protein sequence MAHKLASPSILFVLLLLAFSPVLGSKEADVNQINDDKHGGGYGYGYGHGGGGYGHGCRYYCGHRCCSAAEYAEFVKKEASADALKDMHGGGHGCPHYCGHKCCSAEEYAEFVKKGAEDMHGGCHHYCGHKCCSAEEYAEFVKKGAEDMHGGCHHYCGHKCCSAEEYAEFVKKGAEDMHGGCHHYCGHKCCSAEEYAEFVKKGAEDMHGGCHHYCGHKCCSAEEYAEFVKKGAEDMHGGCHHYCGHKCCSAEEYAEFVKKGAEDMHGGCHHYCGHKCCSAEEYAEFVMKGAEDMHGGFHQGPCRHNCGHKCCSAAEFAQFRKQAAAKAAGQN encoded by the exons ATGGCGCACAAGCTTGCTTCCCCCTCTATTCTCTTTGTTCTCCTTCTCTTGGCCTTCTCCCCAGTTCTGG GTTCCAAGGAAGCGGACGTGAACCAAATCAACGATGACAAGCACGGAGGAGGGTACGGCTACGGCTACGGTCACGGCGGTGGTGGATACGGTCATGGATGCCGTTACTACTGCGGCCACAGGTGCTGCTCGGCAGCAGAATATGCTGAGTTTGTGAAAAAGGAAGCCAGCGCCGATGCGCTCAAAGATATGCATGGAGGCGGCCACGGATGCCCTCACTACTGCGGCCACAAATGCTGCTCGGCTGAGGAATACGCCGAGTTTGTCAAGAAGGGTGCGGAAGATATGCACGGAGGCTGCCATCACTACTGCGGCCATAAATGCTGCTCGGCTGAGGAATACGCCGAGTTTGTCAAGAAGGGTGCTGAAGATATGCACGGAGGCTGCCATCACTACTGCGGCCACAAATGCTGCTCGGCTGAGGAATACGCCGAGTTTGTCAAGAAGGGTGCTGAAGATATGCACGGAGGCTGCCATCACTACTGCGGCCACAAATGCTGCTCGGCTGAGGAATACGCCGAGTTTGTCAAGAAGGGTGCTGAAGATATGCACGGAGGCTGCCATCACTACTGCGGCCATAAATGCTGCTCGGCTGAGGAATACGCCGAGTTTGTCAAGAAGGGTGCTGAAGATATGCACGGAGGCTGCCATCACTACTGCGGCCACAAATGCTGCTCGGCTGAGGAATACGCCGAGTTTGTCAAGAAGGGTGCTGAAGATATGCACGGAGGCTGCCATCACTACTGCGGCCACAAATGCTGCTCGGCTGAGGAATACGCGGAGTTTGTCATGAAGGGTGCTGAAGATATGCACGGAGGCTTCCACCAAGGACCATGCCGACATAACTGCGGCCACAAATGCTGCTCGGCTGCAGAGTTTGCACAGTTCAGAAAGCAGGCTGCAGCAAAGGCTGCAGGACAAAACTGA
- the LOC116263739 gene encoding glycine-rich protein DC7.1-like isoform X1: protein MAQKLASLPILFVFLLLAFSQVLGEHQVGSKDADVNQFNDDKHGGGYYHGGGGYGHGHGGGGHGCGYHCGHRCCSAAEYAEFVNKKATADGFGHHCHYFCHHKCCSAAEFAEFTKQAAGQH from the exons ATGGCGCAGAAGCTTGCTTCCCTCCCTATTCTCTTTGTGTTCCTTCTCTTGGCCTTCTCCCAAGTTCTGGGAGAGCATCAAG TAGGTTCCAAGGATGCGGACGTGAACCAATTCAACGATGACAAGCACGGAGGAGGGTACTACCACGGCGGTGGTGGCTACGGCCACGGTCATGGCGGTGGTGGACACGGATGCGGTTACCACTGCGGCCACAGGTGCTGCTCGGCAGCAGAATATGCTGAGTTTGTAAATAAGAAAGCCACTGCCGATGGTTTTGGTCACCATTGCCATTACTTCTGCCACCACAAATGCTGCTCGGCTGCAGAGTTTGCAGAGTTCACAAAGCAGGCTGCAGGCCAACACTGA
- the LOC116263739 gene encoding uncharacterized protein LOC116263739 isoform X4 — protein MAHKLASLSILFVLLLLAFSPVLGEHQGSKEADVNQFNDDKHHGGCHPCGHGCCSAAEYAEFVNKKATADGFGHHCHYFCHHKCCSAAEFAEFTKQAAGQH, from the exons ATGGCGCACAAGCTTGCTTCCCTCTCTATTCTCTTTGTTCTCCTTCTCTTGGCCTTCTCCCCAGTTCTGGGAGAGCATCAAG GTTCCAAGGAAGCGGACGTGAACCAATTCAACGATGACAAGCACCATGGCGGATGTCACCCCTGCGGCCACGGGTGCTGCTCGGCAGCAGAATATGCTGAGTTTGTAAATAAGAAAGCCACTGCCGATGGTTTTGGTCACCATTGCCATTACTTCTGCCACCACAAATGCTGCTCGGCTGCAGAGTTTGCAGAGTTCACAAAGCAGGCTGCAGGCCAACACTGA
- the LOC116263739 gene encoding abscisic acid and environmental stress-inducible protein-like isoform X2: MAHKLASLSILFVLLLLAFSPVLGEHQVGSKDADVNQFNDDKHGGGYYHGGGGYGHGHGGGGHGCGYHCGHRCCSAAEYAEFVNKKATADGFGHHCHYFCHHKCCSAAEFAEFTKQAAGQH; the protein is encoded by the exons ATGGCGCACAAGCTTGCTTCCCTCTCTATTCTCTTTGTTCTCCTTCTCTTGGCCTTCTCCCCAGTTCTGGGAGAGCATCAAG TAGGTTCCAAGGATGCGGACGTGAACCAATTCAACGATGACAAGCACGGAGGAGGGTACTACCACGGCGGTGGTGGCTACGGCCACGGTCATGGCGGTGGTGGACACGGATGCGGTTACCACTGCGGCCACAGGTGCTGCTCGGCAGCAGAATATGCTGAGTTTGTAAATAAGAAAGCCACTGCCGATGGTTTTGGTCACCATTGCCATTACTTCTGCCACCACAAATGCTGCTCGGCTGCAGAGTTTGCAGAGTTCACAAAGCAGGCTGCAGGCCAACACTGA
- the LOC116263739 gene encoding abscisic acid and environmental stress-inducible protein-like isoform X3, whose amino-acid sequence MAQKLASLPILFVFLLLAFSQVLGEHQGSKDADVNQFNDDKHGGGYYHGGGGYGHGHGGGGHGCGYHCGHRCCSAAEYAEFVNKKATADGFGHHCHYFCHHKCCSAAEFAEFTKQAAGQH is encoded by the exons ATGGCGCAGAAGCTTGCTTCCCTCCCTATTCTCTTTGTGTTCCTTCTCTTGGCCTTCTCCCAAGTTCTGGGAGAGCATCAAG GTTCCAAGGATGCGGACGTGAACCAATTCAACGATGACAAGCACGGAGGAGGGTACTACCACGGCGGTGGTGGCTACGGCCACGGTCATGGCGGTGGTGGACACGGATGCGGTTACCACTGCGGCCACAGGTGCTGCTCGGCAGCAGAATATGCTGAGTTTGTAAATAAGAAAGCCACTGCCGATGGTTTTGGTCACCATTGCCATTACTTCTGCCACCACAAATGCTGCTCGGCTGCAGAGTTTGCAGAGTTCACAAAGCAGGCTGCAGGCCAACACTGA